In Quercus robur chromosome 10, dhQueRobu3.1, whole genome shotgun sequence, a genomic segment contains:
- the LOC126701374 gene encoding UV-B-induced protein At3g17800, chloroplastic yields the protein MEAMKATMVRSHLLSTSGPSNILSRSSPANGPDFVRFGTNFHSSIKHYTSISHSKLAHKRLGFGNRRCLVVRASSSPDSVGSTESPIAPLRLESPIGQFLSQILMSHPHLVPAAVEQQLDQLQTDRDADIKKDDPSASGTDLVLYRRIAEVKANERKKALEEILYALVVQKFMDANVSLIPAISPSSSDPSGRVDVWPSQDEKLEQLHSPEAYEMIKNHLALILGNRVTDSNSVAQISKLRVGQVYAASVMYGYFLKRVDQRFQLEKTMKILPNVSDVEESDIQQVVGESMRPNGGEEGSFQAASSHAEVSSWSDDISPGGFGQGIKPSRLRNYVMSFDGETLQRYATIRSKEAVSIIEKHTEALFGRPEIVITPQGTVDSSKDELIKISFGGLKRLVLEAVTFGSFLWDVESYVDSRYHFVLN from the exons ATGGAAGCAATGAAGGCTACAATGGTCCGATCTCACTTACTTAGCACATCCGGACCCTCCAATATATTATCCAGGTCGTCGCCAGCCAACGGCCCCGATTTTGTGCGTTTCGGTACCAACTTCCACTCCTCAATTAAG CATTACACTTCAATTTCTCACTCAAAGTTGGCGCATAAGAGATTGGGTTTCGGAAATAGGAGATGCTTGGTGGTTAGGGCGTCATCGTCTCCAGACTCTGTGGGTTCGACTGAGTCTCCAATTGCTCCGCTTCGGCTGGAGTCTCCAATTGGGCAGTTTTTGTCACAGATATTGATGAGCCACCCGCATCTTGTTCCTGCTGCAGTTGAGCAGCAGCTTGACCAGCTCCAAACTGACCGTGATGCTGACATAAAGAAAGATGATCCTTCTGCTTCTGGCACCGACCTAGTTCTATACAG GAGAATTGCTGAGGTTAAGGctaatgaaaggaaaaaggcTTTGGAAGAGATTTTGTATGCACTGGTGGTACAGAAATTCATGGATGCCAATGTTTCTTTGATACCTGCCATTTCACCCTCTTCGTCGGATCCTTCTGGCCGAGTCGATGTATGGCCAAGCCAAGATGAAAAGCTTGAGCAGCTTCATTCTCCTGAAGCCTATGAGATGATTAAGAACCACTTAGCTCTGATTCTGGGGAACCGTGTGACTGATTCAAACTCTGTAGCACAGATTAGCAAACTAAGGGTTGGCCAAGTCTATGCAGCATCTGTAATGTATGGCTACTTCCTTAAGCGGGTTGACCAGAGGTTTCAGCTTGAGAAGACAATGAAAATCCTTCCAAATGTATCAGATGTAGAAGAGAGTGATATTCAGCAAGTTGTGGGGGAGAGCATGAGACCCAATGGTGGTGAGGAGGGCTCTTTCCAAGCGGCATCATCCCATGCTGAAGTCTCTTCCTGGTCTGATGACATCAGTCCTGGGGGGTTTGGTCAGGGAATAAAGCCATCTCGATTGAGAAATTATGTGATGTCTTTTGATGGGGAGACGCTTCAGAGATATGCAACGATAAGATCAAAAGAGGCTGTTAGCATCATTGAGAAGCACACAGAGGCATTGTTTGGTAGACCTGAGATTGTCATAACACCACAAGGAACAGTGGATTCTTCGAAGGACGAACTCATCAAGATTAGCTTTGGTGGTTTAAAGAGACTTGTCTTGGAGGCAGTTACTTTTGGTTCTTTCCTCTGGGATGTTGAGAGCTATGTGGATTCAAGGTaccattttgttttgaattga